The nucleotide sequence gcTATGACATTGAACTAATTTGTTGAATATTtactgttttaattttttttctaaacagAAATGGCATCGACTCAAGCTAATGCAAGTGAAAATCTGACTAACATTCTAACTTCTCAGTCAGGAAGTACAGCTAGAATTGCTAGTAAAAGAAAAGTTGCTAAGAATGCTCTTGGAAGTAGAACTGATGTAGGATGGGAGCACGGGATATCTATTGGAGAAGATGGAAAGAAGATACACTGTAAATAGTGTCATAAAATTTTTTCAGGAGGAGTTTATAAATTGAAACACCACTTAGCAAGAACTCAAAAAGATGTTGGAGCTTGTACAGCTGTTAATGATGAAGTTAAGAAGCAAATGTGGAATGTTGTGAGTGGGTTTCaagtgaatttgatgaagaaaatAAGCATGGATGGGGCAAGCCCAGGTGAAGCTACTAAAGAAGCTTACACTACCggtgaaaaaagaaaaggaaagaactaGATGGCAACATATTCAAGAAAACACGCATTAGTACTCAAACAACAATCAACAACATATTTAAGAAGAATTTGAGAGAGGAAGTATATTTATGAACAATCAACTAATTAGTGATTTTTTCTACAACAATGGTATCCCCTTTAATGTATCAAGGAGCGAGGAATATAGTAGAATGTTTGAAAAAGCTATAAGATATGGACAAGGATTCAAGCCACCATCCTACCATGAATTAAGGGTGCCTCTTTTGAAGAAACACGTGGAGATTGTTCAACAATCACTAGAGGAACATAGAGCATATTGGAAGCAGGTTGGTTGCACAATAATGACTGATGGTTGGACAGATAAGAGAAGACGGACCATACTAAATTTTTTGGTTAATACTCCTAAAGGAACTATTTTTTTGAAATCTATTGATGCCTCTCATATTACTAAGACAGCTGATAAAATCTTTAAAATGATAGATGATGTGGTTGAAGATGTTGGTGAAGAAAATGTCATCCAAGTTGTCACCGACAATGCGGCTAACTACAAAACTGCAGTAGAAATGCTAatgaaaaagaggaaaaagttATTTTGGATGCCTTGTGCAGCACATTGCATTAATTTGATGTTAGAagacttgaaaaaaaaaagtaacacttCACAAGGACACAATATATAAAGGTAGAAAGATTACTACTTACATATATGCTAGAATTGCTCTTATTACACTACTACACATCCACACTAAGGAAAAAGATTTGGTGAGGCTGGGTATGACCCATTTTGCAACTTCTTACCTTACTTTGGGATGTCTCAATGGCAACAAAGATTCCTTAATAAGAATGTTTCTTTCTGATCAATGGACTTCTAGTAAATTTGCAAAGACAAAAGATGGAAAGATAATTGCAAGTGTGGTGTTGGATAAGATATTTTGGAAAGAAGTGGTAACTTGCTTGAGGGTTGCCTACCCTCTTCTTCATGTGCTTCGTATGGTGGATTCAGAAGAAAAGCCGGCAATGGAATTTATTTATGAAGAAATGAAAAGTGCAAAGGAAAAAATACGAGATGCATTTCAAGGAGTTGAGACAAGGTAAAGtgtctaattattttttttaattaatgcatAAGAGCTGTACATAATGTTGGATGATATGTGTAACGGTGTAAAGTGTAATTGTAAAATGTAATAACAACAGAGGTAGAAAAGTAAAAGTCAGAGAgagttgaaaattttgaagattgAATGGTGTGTGATTGTGTGGCATATAGCAGCCTTGCTTGAACGGCTAGGAAACCATTCATGAAtaggttaataataataataataatgtatgggaaaaagaaaagaacaaagttaaaatgcaatacCACAAGGTAGGGGCACACCATGCTTATATGTATATGGTGGGAAAACACCATTAATTTGGAATCAGATTCAACTTCAattctgaaaatattttttattttgtaactaatttattaattttttatgttttagttATATAACTATTTGGGATATTATTGATGCAAGATGGGGCAACCAACTTCATAGGCCATTGCATGCTGCGGGCTATTATTTGAATCCTCAAATTCATTATAGTTCTGGTTTTGAAATCGCTTATGAGCTTAAGAAGCAGTTTTATGCTTGTATGGAAAGAATGACAGAAAATCCAGATTTAATCACTAAGATGGATGTTTAAATTGAAGATTTTAAGACTCGAAAAGAATTTTTTGGTAGTAAAGTAGCTCAAAATGCAATTTATACCAAAACTCCAGCTCAATGGTGGGATTCTTATGGAGATCAGCATCCAGAACTTCAACAATTTGCAATTTGTGTCTTGAATTTGACATGTAGCTCATCTGGATGTGAACGCAATTGGAGCGCTTTTGAGATGGTtagtaattaaatataatttgtaTTTTACTTCTATAAATTTAGTTGTTAATTCTTCAATTCTATCTTATTGTTTGACTAATACTTTTTATGTACTTTTGAAAGGTTCACACAAAAAGGAGAAACCGTTTGAAAGCTAAACCATGAATGATGTTGTGTTTGTGATGACAAACTCAAGATTGGCAAAGAAAAAACAAACTAGAAGAAGTCTTGATTATGACTATATTCTTGATGAGTTGGACTTTGATGAAGAGTGGATTGTTGCTGATGAagatgcagaagaagaagatttaGCTGCTCTAATTCCGGATCCTGACTTAAATGATGGAGCAAGTGGTAATAGAGTTGTTGGTGCTTCTAAGGATCCTTTGGCAATTCCTTAtcttgatgatgatgagtttGAAGAACTTCTTCAAGGACCTCTTCCGTCCACGGCACCACCACCTCTATTGCTACTCTTAATTTCAACTTATCTCACGAACAGGGCTGCCGACTTATAAAGGAACGTTCCACCAGGAACTTTGATAGCCTTCATGGTCGGACACTGGCTGATTACTCTATCGATTTTACCCAAAACTCGTGCGTTGCACTTTCAATGTTACCACATTCTTTTCCAATATTTACTGATTTATTctttttgttaattaatttgattaagtgATCGAAAACATTTACCACACCTCCATTATGGAATTCACCGTGATTATCAGAATCAACTACTTTTAGGGCCCGTTTGGAAACCTTCAAAAGTAATTTTTTgaacttttaacttatgaaaataGTATTAATATCTgatgcaattttcaaaatcaaattgcaactttctaagaagctatttaggagcttataagagaagttaaaaaaaaatggcttttctcataatactactactttttagcacatttctataaaataagcacttttagaattaaaaaaccaaatacaaaataagttatttataagttacttttaatataatcatttattgtttaagctatttttttcAAAAGGAACTTAATTAAGCTGTTTATCCAAACTAGGCATTAGTCTTCTATCCTACGCATTCCAGGTGTCGTGCTCGGATTGGCTATTCTGCCTTGGTCACCTTAGCCACagttccatatatatatatatatatatgtgtgtgtgtgtgtttggtGGTATGTTGTTCAATGGCTAAGAGTGACTTTCTTTTGAGCATCCAATGGTACAGGGACACGTACAGCAGGTAGTCAAACGAAAAAGTGCACTAACTTTCAGTCAAAACTAGCAGTTAGTGCTAAGTGCAATAACATTAATGGTTTACTGCAGAGATATGGATGGAATTTTGAGTTCCAAAAACAATATTTTGACATGGGCCAAAGTTTGAGTCTGTTGAAAAACTGGTTGAATGTCCAAAAAATTTTTGGACAATAACTAAGGTTTATAGTTCAATTTATAAATTGTCTTATTTAACATTNNNNNNNNNNNNNNNNNNNNNNNNNNNNNNNNNNNNNNNNNNNNNNNNNNNNNNNNNNNNNNNNNNNNNNNNNNNNNNNNNNNNNNNNNNNNNNNNNNNNNNNNNNNNNNNNNNNNNNNNNNNNNNNNNNNNNNNNNNNNNNNNNNNNNNNNNNNNNNNNNNNNNNNNNNNNNNNNNNNNNNNNNNNNNNNNNNNNNNNNNNNNNNNNNNNNNNNNNNNNNNNNNNNNNNNNNNNNNNNNNNNNNNNNNNNNNNNNNNNNNNNNNNNNNNNNNNNNNNNNNNNNNNNNNNNNNNNNNNNNNNNNNNNNNNNNNNNNNNNNNNNNNNNNNNNNNNNNNNNNNNNNNNNNNNNNNNNNNNNNNNNNNNNNNNNNNNNNNNNNNNNNNNNNNNNNNNNNNNNNNNNNNNNNNNNNNNNNNNNNNNNNNNNNNNNNNNNNNNNNNNNNNNNNNNNNNNNNNNNNNNNNNNNNNNNNNNNNNNNNNNNNNNNNNNNNNNNNNNNNNNNNNNNNNNNNNNNNNNNNNNNNNNNNNNNNNNNNNNNNNNNNNNNNNNNNNNNNNNNNNNNNNNNNNNNNNNNNNNNNNNNNNNNNNNNNNNNNNNNNNNNNNNNNNNNNNNNNNNNAAACaattgattaaattaaaattttctaatattaaaatttttttgttattgtaaaCCATAAATAATCTTAAGTTTCAATTTAATtggtttaaaaaatttatatttgtaaaattcaataataatcaagactCTTCGAACAATGCGCACGCTTTTACAATAATGAAATGTTGGCTTAAACCAAAAGTGTGCGCATTGTCCGAAGAGTCCTGATTATTGTTGAAGTTTACAAATACAAAATTTTCAAACCAATTAAATTGAAACTTAATATTATTTATGGtttacaataacaaaaaaattttcatattaaaaaactttaatttaatcaattattttataatacatctataattacatatttattatatttaaaattatataattattttaataataattaataaatattaaataattattattttctaaatatTATTGATATAATTAATACTGCTACGTAACCTGTCTCCTTAAAAGCAACGAAAggttcttttagaatttttctcACTCAAGTTTTAGCTTCtaacacaataaaaaaattttattctcaAAGAagtactttaaattttaaaattacaacggtgaattattttttttcaatcgaATCTAATACTTAAATTAATATaactaaattttattttcaaacttttttttatagttttcatTTCATACCTTAATCATGCTGCACAGAATCTATAATTAATTTGAGTCAACAAGTCAACAATTGGATATCAATCTTAAAGTTTACCCTAATTAACATAACaaaaaattattgaataattttttttcttctcttttttaaaTCAGACAAACAACAACCACTTTTATAGCAAAGGATTCGATGGTCCGAGAACGTTtagaccattaaatggtcccataacaaaatatgttttttaagttttttaataattgttaaatagtccttatttaattttaattacaaattaattctatatattttatttaattataaaaattattttttattttataaattattattttatcagtcatctattatgtttattaacaataaaaaacaaaaacaataacgaattagatctttcaTTGATCGTAATAACTTTTGGCAATCCCAATCGATGAAAAATTTATCTTTGATCCGTTACATCCGTCGAGGGTTGTAAAATCGTGTTTCTTAGAAAATCAATCGATTAGATTaataaaacaatcgattgaatttcaggtttcccataactcaatcgattggattgGACATCAggttatcacaaaacaatcgattgaaaattcCAAGGTAGTATGGTTTTtgcaaaaatcaatcgattggtcatattacccaatcgattgaatgatGACTAGAATGtggattttttataattcaatctgTTGTTGATATTACCCAATCAATTAAAGGCTTCAAAGCAACTTGAAGTCTCAAAAGGTGTTGCGGAGGTTGCTCGAAATCTGGGCAAAATGTTGCGTGCATTCCAACCCACAATTAGAGAACTTCAAGATGTTTCCAGGGAGTTTAAGACCACACTGGAATGGGAGATCGGTCTTGACGACATTTCAACTCCACCAACACAGACCACCTACAATTCTACTCTTGACCTTAGTtagtctttctttcttttcttttctttttcattctattCAATTCACTTGCAAATTATGTGATTTTGATAATGCAGATGGCACAAGAGATCCAAGCAAAGCCTACAGCTCTGAGGAGTCTAAAGAAGCCATCCTGCCTCCTCCTGGTTAGTCCTTTTTGCTCACTTTTTCATCCTTTATAATCGCCAGCTGCCCCCTTACCATCATTCTTTATCAAACAGCAACTGCTGCGGAGCCACAGTCTCAGAAGCCAGAAACTGACAACTCGCCTCTCGATTCTTCATGTCAATAGTCATGGGAACAAATGTCAAGGTCGAGCAATTTTGTTACCTCGTTAGAATTgtgtaaaacaaaaaggaaaccATTCATGTTCATGTTCTCTTGTTCTATCGAAATCTGTTCTAGTTAATGACTTTACTTGCCAATGTGTTCTTACGCCATACAAGCAAAACACAACGATGGTGTTTAAAatgaatttaaattataaatccgtTGGGGTTTGAACTGAGAAGTTCATCGGTCATGCTGTTGATCTACCTTTGCTATAGGAGGCACATGAATTAAAATTACAATTCTCTTAAATGATACAAAAAATGTTACTACTTCTACAGTAATCCAACTTGACTTTTCCTTTTTAACATCGCAATAGCAAAAGCTAACCAAAAGAATTAAATGACAATAAATGCGAAAAATTTTCCCATTAAATTGGTGGGGACAAAAAAATTTGCAGGAGACATCAACATGCAACTTATGGTATGCTACAACATATTCATTTGTCTGTATGGTTCAAAATCTAGATAGCCTGTTGTTGCTGGTCCGTGAAACCCATACATGATATCACATACTTTATCATCTGGAGGCATTATAGATCCTTCGCACCCCTTAAAGCCCTCCAGAGGTGAACCCCAAGGAGTTGGAGTAGAAGGGTTGTGTTGCCCAATCAATTGAGTTGTGAGACCTCAAGTTGCTTTGAAgccttcaatcgattgggtaatataaacaatcgattgaattataaaaaactCACATTTTAGTCatcattcaatcgattgggtaatatgaccaattgATTGATTTTTGCAAAAATCATACTGCCTTGcaactttcaatcgattgttttgtgataaccTGAAGTCcaatccaatcgattgagttatgggaaacctgaaattcaatcgattgttttgttaatccaatcgattgattctCTCTGAAACACGATTTCATAACGCTCGAGGATGTAACGGATCAAAGATAAACTTTTAATCGATTAGGATTGCCAAAAAATTATTACGATCAAtagaagatctaattcgttattgtttttattttttattgttaataaacataatagatgaatgataaaataataatttataaaataaaaaaatagtttttataattaaataaaatatataaggttaatttgtaattaaaattaaaaaatgactatttagcagttattaaaaaacttaaaaaacatgttttattATAGAACTATTTAATGATCTAAACGTTCTGGGACTATCGAATCCAATACCCACTTTCGTCCTCTTTTTTTGAATTTCGTCTACAACGAAATCCATAATTTTTGCCTCTCTTTTTGTGCTGTAAACTTTAGTTATTGTCTAAAAATTTTTTGGACATCCAACCAATTTTTTAACTATATTTTTTTGTCAGACACAAACTTTGACCCATATCAAAGTCTTGGCTTTGGAACCCAAAATCCCGCCCAAGCCCCTAGAGTAAATCTTTAATGTTACCGCACTTAGCACTAATTGCTAGCTTTGACTAAAAGTTAGTGCACTCTCTCGTTTGACGGTCTGCTGTACATGTGCTCCTATATCATTGAATGGTAAAAAAAAAGTCACTCTTAATCACCAAACAATAAGCTACCATAAAACTCACCATACGTATGTATGTGTGTATCTATGAAGTATAGACACTTCGTTGAGTTATCGTGTCCGcatgtcggacacatttcggacacgacactcaccgataCTCGTCTGACAcgtgtgtctgctgtgtccaaccgtgtcttaataaaaaataaaaaatttttcttcGGACACGCctgaacacacctaaataccatcacgtgtctgcgtgtccagtcttattcttaacatatattcttaaaataaatttatatatagtatatattattatttattaaaacaaaaaatattttaaatacttgatataattaaaataagatattaaaaataattaaaaattttaatttatattttaatatcaataagatatcaaaatatcattacaatttatctaaaaaatactttatattttatatatatgcgtgtcctcatgtcatgtaagattttaaaatttgcgtgTTCCGTATCATGTCGTATCTCGTGTCCGTGTCATGTCCGTGCATTATAGGTGTGTATGTATGTTTCATTGATCACAaaccataaaaaaatttattatacacAAACAATGCTTATAAATATACAAAGGCATAAAGCCAGAAAGAGGCTTAGCTAATTAGCTTTGATTTATATGCGCTTGTGCTCCTCCATATTAGGCTTTTTCCCCACAAACATTAGAGCGAAGTGCTATTTCgacattttaaacaaaaaaaaaaattgataaagaaaCTAAAGAGATCGAGAAACAAACTTGTGGCAGATGTTGAAAGATAGAGAGAGGTCAGAAAgcctttaattttttttgtttctgatccttatatatatgtataaagtTTCTAATTTCCACCTTTTGATGTGAAAATAACATttttccaataataataataatagtttctGTATATAAAATAGTGATGTATGATTAGTCACTTTTTTTAATGTGTTATGTACTGAATATTGTATAAATGGAATATGATGTTAATCAAATGCCAGCAAGACACTCAGGTGGGGTGACTGGGAACCTTGACTTATCTTGACAATAGTCATAGACAACGTGGTTAATTCGAACCCATCTGTACCTCCTTGCTTGAATAGCACTAAGTTCTTGGTAGGCTGCCCCTTCCCACCAGTTACTCGGGTTGGAGGAGCAGCTTGCCGGACCCGGAACTGAACACCCTTCAATGTCGAAGTCTTTATAGTAAGCATTGAAGGGTGCTTTGCTCCAATCGATTTTCTCTAACCCACCTCTTGTTGCCCAGTTATCTGCTTCCCATAGTGTTGAGTACACTCCCATGGCTTGCATCTTTGGGTATGGCACCCCTTTCGCTTCGTTGTTCTTGTATACTCTGATGGGGAAATCGTCCACGGAAAATCTGTACGTGTGCATATATGTATAACAGATTTAAATTAGTGTTTTTATGTGAGATATCTATCGAATAatatagaaataattaaataaacgaGGATGACAGTATAATCTAATGGCTTTTAAGTTAGGAGGCCACTCACATAAACacgcctaaaacgtctttttttaaagatgtctttatgttgtgttttaattggttttggtataatttattcgatgttcctcatcacatattattaaattcctcaaaagattttctttccaaaaacaacaaaaaacatttaatttggactaaaacaaaaaaggtaatagattaactattagattttttttaaagattatttacataaaaaaatatatcacacttcattaaaaaaaaataatatataNNNNNNNNNNNNNNNNNNNNNNNNNNNNNNNNNNNNNNNNNNNNNNNNNNNNNNNNNNNNNNNNNNNNNNNNNNNNNNNNNNNNNNNNNNNNNNNaataataataataataataataataataataataataataataataataataataataaacaagtaTATCACAGTAAAAAAGAAAGCACGTCACCAAATAATTTATCATCCGAATTATATATGAATCAAATTGATAATATGAGGGCTAACACTACAAAAATCGATAACAAGGTTAGGGATTTACAAAACCTTTCTTAAGatcatagaaaaaaaaaacgttTATATTTGTGTGATATAtaaaacaattattattattattattattattattattattattattattattattatatatatatatatgagcaaAAAAAGTCCAACTGTATGTTTtaaagtaaaattttttttaatatttgattaaATGTTCTTGTATTTAGTACTTTTTTTTTGCACTTCCTCCtagttaaaaatataatcattataattttttagttattattgctAGGGGTATTTACAGATGGGATATGGCTGAAATTTCTATCCAATCCGCACTAAACTCATTAGATCAAATTCGATATTCGCACTTTTTATGTTTGGATCAGATATCAAATAtatccataaaataaaaaatataatatagtatacataaatatctaatttaatttaatttttgttttttctatttttaaaattaattatattttaat is from Arachis ipaensis cultivar K30076 chromosome B01, Araip1.1, whole genome shotgun sequence and encodes:
- the LOC107617462 gene encoding sec-independent protein translocase protein TATB, chloroplastic-like translates to MLRAFQPTIRELQDVSREFKTTLEWEIGLDDISTPPTQTTYNSTLDLNGTRDPSKAYSSEESKEAILPPPATAAEPQSQKPETDNSPLDSSCQ